CTCCCGTTTACTTCGCTGCCTTGATGGTGTTCATTGCCTGGTACGTGCTCTACAAAACCCCCTACGGCCTGAGGATCCGCGCCACCGGAGAGCACCCCAAAGCCGCTGCCTCCATGGGTGTGAATGTGTACCGCATCCGATACAGTGCCGTGATCATCTCAGGTATGCTGGCAGGTACAGCAGGTGTGTTCCTCTCGATTGGCTTTTTGAACAGCTTCACCCGCAACCTGTCCGCAGGGATCGGGTTCATTGCCTTGGCTGCCTTGATCTTCGGGAAGTGGACCCCTCTGGGAACACTGGGTGCGACCTTGCTGTTCGGATTCTTCAGTGCTCTGGCGATCACGCTGGGGGGAGCAGACATCTTCCCGAGCAGCATTGTGCAGACGTTGCCGTTCATCTTCACGATCATTGCGCTGGCCCTCACCGGTAAAGGAACCGCGCCGAAAGCCGTGGGCAAGCCTTACGACGGCTGATCTTCCCCAACAAGTGCATTTTGAGCATTTTCAAAAAGTCCGCTCTGGCGGGCTTTTTTGTGTTCCACCTGACGGATGAAGATGGGGTTCGTGGGTCTTATCACAAATTTGATGCAAAACCACCTAAAATAGAAACTTGGGATGAACAGTTTAGGCGAACACTTGAAAAGGGCCAGACTGAACACCAATTTAGATCTGGTGGACCTTGCGGAACGCACCAAAATCCGCTCTGAATATCTGCTTGCGCTCGAAAACATGCAATTCGACGCACTTCCCGAGAGACTTTTCACCCGTGCTTACCTGCAACGGTATGCCACAGAACTGGGTCTGGACCCAGAGCCTTTGCTTCAACAGTACGATCAGCTCTACCCACCTGTAGAGATCAAAATGAACGTGTCCATGTCCGGGCAGCCCGAGCGGATGTTTCCGTGGGGGTTGGTCACCAGTCTGCTGAGTGTTTTTGTGGTGCTCGGGGGACTGGGATGGTGGATGTATGCCGCTTGGCTGGCAGGCCCCAACATGGCACAGCAAGAAGCCGTTCAGGAAGAACAACCTGTCCAGACGGCAGCCACCATCCAATTCAGCCTCAGCAGT
The DNA window shown above is from Deinococcus misasensis DSM 22328 and carries:
- a CDS encoding ABC transporter permease; amino-acid sequence: PVYFAALMVFIAWYVLYKTPYGLRIRATGEHPKAAASMGVNVYRIRYSAVIISGMLAGTAGVFLSIGFLNSFTRNLSAGIGFIALAALIFGKWTPLGTLGATLLFGFFSALAITLGGADIFPSSIVQTLPFIFTIIALALTGKGTAPKAVGKPYDG